Below is a genomic region from Vicinamibacterales bacterium.
TCAAGGAGACTGTAGCGATTGCCACGAACGTCCCCGTTATAGGTAGGCCAATCCACTTCCGACGTCACCCGGCGATAACGCTCACCAGACCGGCGTAGCAGGTGAATGCGCGGTTCATCGCCGCTGGAAAGCACCTGGAGTTCGGTCGAACTACGATTGAGGCGATTCCCGACGAGCATGCTGCCATCGACCATCTCAACCGTGACTGGCGGCAACGCGGCATCCACGAGCGGTCGTAACGTTCGTACAAAGGGAATGAGAGCCCGCAATTCAGGGTCCGTCAACACCACACTAGGCATTCCTTCATCAGGCAAGCCTTCACGAATAAGTGTCGTCAGTTGCTCGTCGGATCGCTGTGAGAGGCCCTCCACAATTGAGAGGCCAAACTCTCCTCCTTGGCCGTCAGCGCCGTGGCAACGCGCGCACAGGCGCTCATAGTTTCGGCGGCCAGCCTCCTGAACAGTGACCGGGGTGATCGAGACTGGCGTGACCTCACCACCCAACTGACCATTGGTTCCCAGACCCAACACCAATAACGCGACACCGAAATTCGCGACACGGGTATACATGAGCCTCCTTTTATACCGACACTCTTCCGATATGGCCAGTCTTCGTTGAAACAGGGACCAGCACCCGAGGAGGCCCTTATGGCAAACTACAGGTGCGCTTAGGTCACCATGACATGGGCAGGCAGACGGGGTGAAGTCATGACGAAATGGATTGCAGTGAGCATGCTCGTAGGGTTCTGTGGTGTAAGTGGTTGTATCTCTGAGCCGGAAGAACCGGTGATTGACCCAACGCCTGAGCTAGAGACCAGTGCAGGGTCGATATTAAGAGTGGACCCGGCTCTTGATGCAATCGTGCCGGTCGACGCCCGCATTGAAAAGCTCCATGCAGGGTTCGCGTTCACCGAGGGTCCAGTGTGGGTGCAGCAGCCAAGTCCGCACTTACTATTCAGCGACGTTCGCGGAAACGCGATCTATAAGTGGACACCGAATGGCGACCTGAGCGATTTTATGAATCCGGTCTTCGATGGTGAAGGTCCGTCAGTGGGGTCCAACGGACTCACCCTCGACCCCGAGGGACGATTGATCCTCATGGAGCATGGAAAGCGACAGGTAACCCGCATTGAATCTGATGGCACCCATACCGTCCTGGCAGACCGCTACGAGGGTAAGCGACTGAACAGTCCGAATGATGGCGCTTACAGTGCTGACGGTTGGCTCTACTTCACCGACCCTCCTTACGGACTACCTCAACAAGACAAAGACCCCGCCAAAGAGTTGGACTTTAGCGGCATATACCGACTGAGCCCGGCGGGCGACCTAGAGTTGCTCAACCGTGAACAGACTCGGCCCAATGGCATCGCTTTTTCCCCGGACGGGTCCACGCTTTATGTGGCGAACTCTGACGCCGAACACAAGGTCTGGATGGCCTACAACGTAATGGATGACGGCTCACTCGATAGCGGGCGGATCTTTTTCGACGTCACCGCGGAAATAGCTTCCGGTTCACCTGATGGCTTAAAGGTGGACCAGGAAGGACACGTGTTCGCCACCGGTCCAGGCGGCGTATGGGTGCTAGACCCGACCGGAAAACACCTGGGCACGATCCAGCCCAACGAGGTTCCATCGAATGTGGCCTGGGGTAACGACGGCCGTACGCTCTACATGACTGCACGTACTGGGTTATACCGTGTCGCGCTCACCACTCAGGGACTCATGCCCTAGCCCGCATCCGTAGCGCAGCTAGAAATTCACAACAAGCGCGAGTGTATACAGATGGTCCAACTTGTTCAGCTTGGCTAGAGCCGTCTGCCCCGTAAAATTACCGAACGGGTATTGCAACGGAACTCCAACGAGAGACGGACGGCTGTCGTAAAGCACCTGCCAGCTCAGCTTCAGTGCGAGAGGACCGCTCACGGCCACCGCCATCGAGTTAGTAAGGTCGACTCGGAAATCGGTCCGGTCTTCAAGATTCTCGTCCGCGATAAGGGAACTCTCGAACGCGGTGGTCTCATTGGCTTGATACCGATAGCTCCATGACAGTCGCACCCCAAAAAATGCGTCGTCGGTCGCAGGATCATCAATGACTTCATCCTGAATCGTATAAGTGAAGGCGTAGTCGGTCTGCAAGGCAACCGTGTCATCGTCCAGCCAGGTATTACCGATACCAGCTGCAGCAGAATAGCGACTGGCAACACCGGTAAAGGTGTTTCGAGTCCAGCCAGCACCTCCATACAACAGGCCCCAACGGGACAGCGGATACTCATATCGGCCTCGGGCGAAGTAGTTCTCGGCCGTGGTTCGAGAGGTGGATTCCTTAACGAGGTCGAAGTTGGTTAATGACGGGCCAACCGCACTCCGCGTGGTCTTCGTGGACGACGCTCGAATCGCACCGCCCTCCAGCAACACCGACCTATCGTCCCAGTTTCGCCTCAGACTGTTACGAAGCCCAAGGGTCCTAGATGACGCGTTGCCACCCGTGAACACAAAGTTGACATCAGCCGAACCGACCCAACCGCTTTCCTCTTCCTCTGTTTCCTGTCCAGCAGACAACGGAGCCACACCGGCTAACCAGAGTGCCGTCGCCAATATCAGTCCAGGCCGCAACCACCGCCCCATCTCAGAACTACCCTCCTCAATAAGGAAACATACTGCCCGAGGAACCGCCAGCTCTCTTGAACCGCCACAGAATAGTACAACGCATAATCATGAAAAGCCGGTTAGATTCAGCGCTTTTTCCATGGGGCACCAAGAGGAACTTAATACCCAGATAGCGTTGGGATGGGTGGCCTACCGCGTCTCCCGTACTCGAATTGGGAGTTTACACGCCAAGAAATTCGTCGGGTACCGAACTGTCCGCATTTCCTTCCGGGGGCGACGGCATCACGAGCCAAGCCACCAGATAGACGAGAACCCCACCCACAATCACCCCTGGGACAATGGACAGCACGACCCCGAGAAGACGAACGGCAGTGGGGTCAACCCCGAAATACTCACCGAGTCCACCACAAACACCGCCAATCTTACGGTTGGTCGCAGACTGGGTTAACTGCCGACCGGGGTCAGCGGGGCCTCGAGCCTGTTCCCCTGGTATGAGGAGCCACGCCACCAGGTAAGCCACGATGCCACCGACCAACGCACCTGGCACGATGGTCACGATAGCCAACAGAACTCGAATAACGGTGACGTCGACTTCGAAGTATTCAGCAAGGCCACCACACACACCGGCAATTTTTCGGTTAGTGTCCGACCGGCGGAGTGGCCGCTCCGTGCCGTGCAACGCAGCAGCACCTCGCTGATCAGCTCCGCAGTTCATACAGAAATTGGCGCCGTCAGGCAGTTCGTGATCGCATTCCCCACACGTCATGACATCCTCTATCGAAGCCTTGATCGAACCTGCCTTTTACCCTACCACAGCTGGCGTTTAACCGTACTCAGGGGAAACAGTTCAGACTTCAGTTTGACTGGTTGGAACAAACAAGACATCCTTTTACGACCGTCGCCCTGACTTTGACCGTGCGCACGAACGTTAGCCTGCACCGTGGACCGTCCTCGCGATGAATCCTGAACAGCTGTTTCTCTTTGCGCTACTCTTTGGGATCTTCGTTCTGCTGTTGTGGGGCCGGATCAGATACGACATCGTCGCTTTCGGAGCTCTGACCGTTGCTTACATCGGCGGCGCAATCCCCCAAGAAGCAGTGTTTGCAGGTTTCGGCCATCCAGCAACCCTAATCATCGCCTTGGTTCTAATTATCAGCCAAGGGCTCTACGGTTCAGGCGCAATCGAAGTCATAGCCAAGCACCTGGTGAGTACCTCAAGAGGGTTGCGTGTCCATGTAGCGGTCATGTCCACCGTTGGCGCGGCCCTGAGTGCAGTGATGAACAACGTTGCCGCACTGGCGTTGCTCATGCCAGTGGATATGCAAGCCGCAAAAAAGGCAAAGCGTAGCCCCGCCCTCACCCTGATGCCGCTCTCCTTTGCGTCAATTCTTGGTGGAATGGTGACATTGATCGGCACCCCACCCAACGTCGTGATCGCAACCTTTCGGGAAGAGGCCCTTGGAGCCCCCTACAGCATGTTTGACTTCGCGCCGGTCGGATTTGTCGTGGCGATCGTCGGCGTCAGTTACGTCACATTTATCGGTTGGCGATTGATTCCCATCGAGCGGAGCCAACTCGACAGCGCCGAGGAGCTGATGGACCTTCGTGGGTACATCGGGGAAGGCACAGTGCGAGATGGGTCGAAAGCGATCGGCATGACGTTGCGTGAATTACAGTCATTGGCTCCCGAGGAGGAGGTGGTCCCGTTCGGGTTGGTTCGACGTGGAGAGCGACTCTCTGGCCGTGTCCTCGACGAGGTGATCCGCAAGGGTGACGTAATCGTGTTAGAAGGTGCCCCTCAAGCCATCGAACAATTCCTCGGAGCAACCGGGCTCGACTATGCCGGTGCTCAGAAACATACCGGTGTAGCTAGTGAAAGCCTCGAACTCCTCGAGGTAGTGGTGCCAGATGGTGCGCGGGTCGCGGGCCGGACCGCACTCGACATCCGTCTCCTTTATCAGAGGGAAGTGACACTCCTCGGTGTCTCACGTCGCGGACGTCGTTTCCGCGACCGCGTACGAAAATTACGCATCGAACCCGGGGATATCCTGTTACTGCTTGGCCACTCCAAAAGCCTGCCGGATGTGGTCGAGTGGTTAGGTTGCCTCCCGCTGGCCGACCGAGGCATCCGGGTGTTCCAGCGGAGCAAGGCCTGGATGGCGGTGCTGGCCTTTGGCGCAGCAGTCCTAGCAGCAAGCCTTGGCCTGCTCTACCTGCCGGTGGCCCTCGGTGCCGTAGCCGTCGTTTACCTGCTACTGCGTATTGTGCCGTTGTCTCGACTCTATGAGTCGGTCGAATGGCCGGTGATCGTGTTACTCGGTTGTCTAATTCCGATAGGAACCGCCCTTGAGGAAAGCGGCAGCACTGCCCTCATCGCCGAGGGCATCGTGGCCTTGGCGCAGGGACTGCCTGTTGTGACCGTCCTCGCCATCCTCATGATCATCACCATGACTCTGTCTGACGTACTGAACAATGTCGCCACGGCCTTGATCGCAGCTCCCATCGGCGTCGATATCGCCCACCGCCTTGGCGTGAGCCCTGATCCATTCCTCATGGCCGTTGCGGTCGCCGCGTCGTGCGCCTTCTTGACGCCGATCGGACACAAGAACAACACGATTATCATGGGTCCAGGCGGATACAAGTTCGGGGACTACTGGAGGATGGGGCTTCCGCTAGAATTACTCGTCGTCGCTGTTGGGTTGCCGATGATTCTCTTAGTTTGGCCCCTATGAAGCATCCCCAGTCAAGCATCCGTACACGACCAGGTTCACGTTCGCCGTCGCTAGTCAGCACAGGAGGCATCCTATGGCATTGAGGGCGCATCAACCATCCGCAGTCATTCTCGGAGTGTCCCTTCTTGGACTCACGCTTGCGTCTTGTGGTTCCTCTGGGGTCTCAACTGCCCCGGATGCCCCCTCGGAAACACGAGCCACACTGAACAAGTTGGTGGACGCCAATCTCGTGCTCCTAGCCACAACAAGAACCTCGACGATGCAACGGGAAATGCAGGAGGTTGCAGATGCAGGGTATTCCTTGGCTGGACTCCAAGGTGGCAAGACCGGAGGAGGATTTTGGGAACTGGTGGTGGTCATGCAGCGTAATCCAGAATCGACACCCAGGACCGAGTACAGGTTACTTGCAACCGTTAAGACCTCCACAATGGAGGAGGAACTTCAACGAGCAGGTAATGCCGGATTCTTCTACCGCGCCCAAACAAGCCTCGACAAGCAGACCGTCGTAATTCTGGAACGGAACCGAGACCTGGAAAGTATCCAGCGGATTGAATACAAACTCTTAGCAACGACCAAAACCTCGACCATGCAACAGGAACTTCTAACAGCAACAGCTGCGGGATTCAATTTTGCGGGTGTGACAGTGGCGGAACATTTGTTTGGCGGGAAAGAGGTCGTGACGATTCTCAGTCGTCCGGTGACCGGGAACTAAAAAAGCGTCTGGCGGGCCGACAAGGGAATAGACTGCAGGCACTCAACAGAATCGTGGGCGGGATTATTGACGTAGTCGCTCACCGGGATTACTTCCATCGCCGACGCGGGAAACGGCTCACAAAACTGGTGGATACTCTCTGACCCAGTCCACGGCACCAGCCAAGCCTCTCGCTGTTGACGATTCAGCATAACGGGCATGCGTTTATGGATTGGTTCGACTAATGCGTTAGCAGCGGTCGTTAGAATAGTGAAGGTCTCGAGCACGTGGCCCTCCGGACTACGCCAACCATCCCA
It encodes:
- a CDS encoding SMP-30/gluconolactonase/LRE family protein, which produces MTKWIAVSMLVGFCGVSGCISEPEEPVIDPTPELETSAGSILRVDPALDAIVPVDARIEKLHAGFAFTEGPVWVQQPSPHLLFSDVRGNAIYKWTPNGDLSDFMNPVFDGEGPSVGSNGLTLDPEGRLILMEHGKRQVTRIESDGTHTVLADRYEGKRLNSPNDGAYSADGWLYFTDPPYGLPQQDKDPAKELDFSGIYRLSPAGDLELLNREQTRPNGIAFSPDGSTLYVANSDAEHKVWMAYNVMDDGSLDSGRIFFDVTAEIASGSPDGLKVDQEGHVFATGPGGVWVLDPTGKHLGTIQPNEVPSNVAWGNDGRTLYMTARTGLYRVALTTQGLMP
- a CDS encoding DUF481 domain-containing protein — its product is MGRWLRPGLILATALWLAGVAPLSAGQETEEEESGWVGSADVNFVFTGGNASSRTLGLRNSLRRNWDDRSVLLEGGAIRASSTKTTRSAVGPSLTNFDLVKESTSRTTAENYFARGRYEYPLSRWGLLYGGAGWTRNTFTGVASRYSAAAGIGNTWLDDDTVALQTDYAFTYTIQDEVIDDPATDDAFFGVRLSWSYRYQANETTAFESSLIADENLEDRTDFRVDLTNSMAVAVSGPLALKLSWQVLYDSRPSLVGVPLQYPFGNFTGQTALAKLNKLDHLYTLALVVNF
- a CDS encoding PspC domain-containing protein, which encodes MTCGECDHELPDGANFCMNCGADQRGAAALHGTERPLRRSDTNRKIAGVCGGLAEYFEVDVTVIRVLLAIVTIVPGALVGGIVAYLVAWLLIPGEQARGPADPGRQLTQSATNRKIGGVCGGLGEYFGVDPTAVRLLGVVLSIVPGVIVGGVLVYLVAWLVMPSPPEGNADSSVPDEFLGV
- a CDS encoding SLC13 family permease, which codes for MNPEQLFLFALLFGIFVLLLWGRIRYDIVAFGALTVAYIGGAIPQEAVFAGFGHPATLIIALVLIISQGLYGSGAIEVIAKHLVSTSRGLRVHVAVMSTVGAALSAVMNNVAALALLMPVDMQAAKKAKRSPALTLMPLSFASILGGMVTLIGTPPNVVIATFREEALGAPYSMFDFAPVGFVVAIVGVSYVTFIGWRLIPIERSQLDSAEELMDLRGYIGEGTVRDGSKAIGMTLRELQSLAPEEEVVPFGLVRRGERLSGRVLDEVIRKGDVIVLEGAPQAIEQFLGATGLDYAGAQKHTGVASESLELLEVVVPDGARVAGRTALDIRLLYQREVTLLGVSRRGRRFRDRVRKLRIEPGDILLLLGHSKSLPDVVEWLGCLPLADRGIRVFQRSKAWMAVLAFGAAVLAASLGLLYLPVALGAVAVVYLLLRIVPLSRLYESVEWPVIVLLGCLIPIGTALEESGSTALIAEGIVALAQGLPVVTVLAILMIITMTLSDVLNNVATALIAAPIGVDIAHRLGVSPDPFLMAVAVAASCAFLTPIGHKNNTIIMGPGGYKFGDYWRMGLPLELLVVAVGLPMILLVWPL